A window from Cryobacterium sp. PAMC25264 encodes these proteins:
- the sucD gene encoding succinate--CoA ligase subunit alpha: protein MSIFLNKDSKVIVQGITGGEGTKHTALMLKAGTQIVGGVNARKAGTTVTHGDVELPVFGTVAEAMEKTGADVSIAFVPPAFTKDAVIEAIDAEIGLLVIITEGVPVQDSAEFWAYAQEKGNKTRIIGPNCPGIITPGEALVGITPANITGKGPVGLVSKSGTLTYQMMYELRDLGFSTAIGIGGDPIIGTTHIDALAAFEADPETLAIVMIGEIGGDAEEKAAEYIKAHVTKPVVGYVAGFTAPEGKTMGHAGAIVSDGAGTAQGKKEALEAAGVKVGKTPSETATLLREVLAAL, encoded by the coding sequence ATGTCTATCTTCCTCAACAAGGACTCCAAGGTCATCGTCCAGGGCATTACCGGCGGCGAGGGCACCAAGCACACCGCTCTGATGCTCAAGGCCGGCACCCAGATCGTCGGCGGCGTCAACGCCCGCAAGGCCGGCACCACCGTGACCCACGGCGACGTCGAGCTGCCCGTCTTCGGCACGGTTGCCGAGGCCATGGAGAAGACCGGCGCGGATGTCTCCATCGCGTTCGTGCCGCCGGCCTTCACCAAGGACGCCGTCATCGAAGCGATCGACGCCGAAATCGGCCTGCTCGTCATCATCACCGAGGGTGTGCCCGTGCAGGACTCCGCCGAATTCTGGGCCTACGCCCAGGAGAAAGGCAACAAGACCCGCATCATCGGGCCGAACTGCCCCGGCATCATCACGCCCGGTGAGGCGCTCGTGGGCATCACGCCGGCGAACATCACCGGCAAGGGGCCGGTCGGCCTGGTCTCCAAGTCGGGCACCCTGACCTACCAGATGATGTACGAACTGCGCGACCTGGGCTTCTCCACCGCCATCGGCATCGGCGGCGACCCCATCATCGGCACCACCCACATCGACGCGCTCGCCGCGTTCGAGGCCGACCCCGAGACCCTCGCGATCGTCATGATCGGTGAGATCGGCGGCGACGCCGAGGAGAAAGCCGCCGAGTACATCAAGGCGCACGTCACCAAGCCCGTCGTGGGCTACGTGGCCGGCTTCACCGCCCCCGAGGGCAAGACCATGGGCCACGCCGGCGCCATCGTCTCCGACGGAGCCGGAACCGCACAGGGCAAGAAGGAGGCCCTCGAGGCCGCCGGGGTCAAGGTCGGCAAGACGCCGAGCGAGACTGCGACCCTGCTGCGCGAGGTTCTCGCCGCGCTGTAA
- a CDS encoding APC family permease, which produces MSRNDATVPVRPEPGRSEGKGLATGTLGLFGSTVIGLASTAPVYSLAATLGFVVLAVGAQAPVVFVIAFIPMLLVAFAYRELNRDIPDCGTTFTWATKAFGPWVGWMGGWGVAVAGIVVLGNLAQIGGIYFWLLVAPDLAENELVVTLTGVVFIILMVWVSYRGIEIGERLQNVLLGFQYLALVLFTVFTLWSVFDGSAPSGSTVPQADWFNPFALTSFNGLVEGVLLALFIYWGWDTCLALNEETRDPKRIPGRAAVLTTVILLVTYVGVTVAAMAYAGLGTTGLGLGNEGNADDVFFALKDAVFGPWAWLLVAAVMISAVSSTQTTILPTARGTLAMAVYKALPRRFAQVHPRFQTPSFSTLVMGVVAVAFYVGMTLVSSNILNDTILSLGLAIAFYYAITGYACVWYFRHDLFTSWRNAWMRFVFPLVGSLLLTGAFVFSVIDMLDPDYGYTVLFGIGGVFVVGVGSLLAGVVLMVIWSFFAGAKPFFRGEALNAATPVLVPDEDVPLTRSVDGGV; this is translated from the coding sequence ATGTCCCGCAATGACGCCACGGTTCCGGTGCGACCCGAACCGGGCCGCTCCGAGGGCAAGGGTCTGGCCACCGGCACCCTGGGCCTGTTCGGTTCCACCGTGATCGGGTTGGCGTCCACGGCCCCGGTGTACTCCCTGGCGGCGACGCTCGGCTTCGTGGTGCTAGCCGTGGGCGCCCAGGCTCCGGTCGTATTCGTGATCGCGTTCATCCCGATGCTGCTGGTGGCGTTCGCGTACCGGGAACTGAACCGGGACATCCCGGACTGCGGCACGACCTTCACGTGGGCGACCAAGGCGTTCGGCCCCTGGGTGGGTTGGATGGGCGGCTGGGGCGTCGCGGTGGCCGGCATCGTGGTGCTGGGCAACCTGGCCCAGATCGGTGGCATCTACTTCTGGCTGCTCGTGGCCCCCGACCTGGCCGAGAACGAACTCGTCGTCACCCTCACCGGGGTGGTCTTCATCATCCTGATGGTGTGGGTCAGCTACCGGGGAATCGAGATCGGCGAGCGGCTACAGAACGTCCTGCTGGGTTTCCAGTACCTGGCGCTGGTGCTGTTCACCGTGTTCACGCTGTGGTCGGTGTTCGACGGCAGTGCCCCGTCCGGGTCCACGGTGCCGCAGGCGGACTGGTTCAACCCGTTCGCGCTTACCTCGTTCAACGGGCTCGTCGAGGGCGTGCTGCTGGCCCTGTTCATCTACTGGGGCTGGGACACCTGCCTGGCCCTGAACGAGGAGACCCGCGACCCCAAGCGCATCCCGGGCCGGGCCGCGGTGCTCACCACGGTCATCCTGCTGGTCACCTACGTGGGCGTCACGGTCGCCGCGATGGCCTACGCCGGACTCGGCACCACGGGCCTGGGCCTCGGCAACGAGGGCAACGCCGACGACGTGTTCTTCGCCCTCAAGGACGCTGTCTTCGGCCCCTGGGCCTGGCTACTCGTGGCGGCCGTGATGATCTCGGCCGTCTCCTCCACCCAGACCACCATCCTGCCCACCGCCCGCGGCACCCTCGCCATGGCCGTGTACAAGGCGCTGCCGCGCCGGTTCGCGCAGGTGCACCCGAGGTTCCAGACGCCGTCGTTCTCCACCCTCGTCATGGGCGTCGTGGCTGTGGCCTTCTACGTGGGAATGACCCTGGTCAGCTCCAACATCCTCAACGACACCATCCTCTCGCTGGGCCTGGCGATCGCGTTCTACTACGCCATCACCGGGTACGCCTGCGTCTGGTACTTCCGGCACGACCTGTTCACCAGCTGGCGCAACGCCTGGATGCGTTTCGTCTTCCCGCTGGTCGGGTCGCTGCTGCTCACCGGAGCGTTCGTGTTCTCCGTCATCGACATGCTCGATCCCGACTACGGCTACACCGTGCTGTTCGGCATCGGCGGGGTGTTCGTGGTGGGGGTCGGGTCGCTCTTGGCCGGGGTGGTGCTCATGGTCATCTGGTCGTTCTTCGCCGGCGCCAAACCGTTCTTCCGGGGTGAGGCACTCAACGCGGCCACTCCGGTGCTGGTGCCCGACGAAGATGTTCCCCTCACCCGGTCGGTCGACGGCGGCGTCTGA
- the sucC gene encoding ADP-forming succinate--CoA ligase subunit beta, whose translation MDLYEYQARDLFEQYGVPVLPGIIADTPEEVRAAAEKLGGVVVVKAQVKVGGRGKAGGVKVAKTPDEAEAAGRAILGLDIKGHTVHRVMVAGGARIKQEFYFSVLLDRSNRSYLSLASYEGGVEIEVLAVEKPDALAYVAIDPNAGIDLEKAREIAVQAKFPAELVDKVAPVFVQLYSVFAGEDATLVEVNPLVLTEEGDIIALDGKVTIDENADFRHPGHAALEDKAAADPLEAKAKQNDLNYVKLDGEVGIIGNGAGLVMSTLDVVAYAGENFGGVKPANFLDIGGGASAAVMAAGLDVILGDPQVKSVFVNVFGGITACDAVAHGIVGALATLGDAANKPLVVRLDGNNVEEGRRILNEANHPLVTLAATMDEGAAKAAELAYAAK comes from the coding sequence GTGGATCTTTACGAATACCAGGCCAGAGACCTGTTTGAGCAGTATGGAGTCCCGGTTCTGCCCGGGATCATCGCAGACACGCCCGAGGAGGTGCGCGCCGCGGCCGAGAAGCTGGGCGGTGTCGTCGTCGTCAAGGCGCAGGTCAAGGTCGGAGGCCGCGGCAAGGCCGGCGGCGTCAAGGTCGCCAAGACCCCCGATGAGGCCGAAGCCGCCGGGCGCGCCATCCTGGGCCTGGACATCAAGGGCCACACCGTGCACCGCGTGATGGTCGCCGGGGGAGCCCGCATCAAGCAGGAGTTCTACTTCTCCGTGCTGCTGGACCGGTCCAACCGCTCCTACCTCTCGCTGGCCAGCTACGAGGGCGGCGTCGAGATCGAGGTCCTCGCGGTGGAGAAGCCCGACGCCCTGGCCTACGTGGCCATCGACCCGAACGCCGGCATCGACCTGGAGAAGGCTCGCGAGATCGCCGTGCAGGCGAAGTTCCCGGCCGAGCTTGTCGACAAGGTGGCCCCCGTCTTCGTGCAGCTGTACAGCGTCTTCGCCGGCGAGGACGCCACCCTCGTCGAGGTCAACCCGCTGGTTCTCACCGAAGAGGGCGACATTATCGCCCTCGACGGCAAGGTCACCATCGACGAGAACGCCGACTTCCGCCACCCGGGCCACGCCGCCCTGGAGGACAAGGCCGCGGCCGACCCGCTCGAGGCCAAGGCCAAGCAGAACGACCTCAACTACGTCAAGCTCGACGGCGAGGTCGGCATCATCGGAAACGGCGCCGGGCTGGTCATGTCGACCCTCGATGTGGTCGCCTACGCCGGTGAGAACTTCGGCGGCGTCAAGCCGGCCAACTTCCTCGACATCGGCGGCGGAGCATCCGCTGCAGTCATGGCCGCCGGCCTCGACGTCATCCTTGGCGACCCGCAGGTCAAGAGCGTCTTCGTCAACGTCTTCGGCGGAATCACCGCGTGCGACGCCGTGGCCCACGGCATCGTCGGAGCGCTCGCCACCCTCGGCGACGCCGCGAACAAGCCCCTGGTCGTGCGCCTCGACGGCAACAACGTCGAGGAAGGCCGCCGCATCCTCAACGAGGCCAACCACCCGCTGGTCACGCTGGCCGCCACCATGGACGAGGGCGCCGCCAAGGCCGCCGAACTCGCCTACGCCGCGAAGTAA
- a CDS encoding DUF3054 domain-containing protein: protein MSSRPAGPSLVPLAAAADAALVLVFVLIGRASHGEGLWGVLLTWWPFLAGLAVGWLVARAWRHPLRLVWTGVIVWLVTVIVGMLLRVASGQGVQLSFVIVTVVVLGVFLLGWRAIALLVQRRRSARIGRGARATRRSRHPRIG from the coding sequence ATGTCTTCTCGCCCCGCCGGCCCTTCGCTCGTTCCCCTGGCCGCCGCAGCGGACGCGGCCCTGGTGCTGGTCTTCGTACTGATCGGCCGGGCCAGCCACGGCGAAGGGCTTTGGGGAGTGCTGCTCACCTGGTGGCCGTTCCTGGCCGGGCTCGCGGTGGGCTGGCTCGTCGCGCGCGCCTGGCGGCACCCGCTGCGCCTGGTCTGGACCGGTGTGATCGTGTGGCTGGTCACCGTGATCGTGGGCATGCTCCTGCGCGTAGCCAGCGGCCAGGGTGTGCAGCTCAGCTTCGTCATCGTCACGGTCGTCGTGCTCGGCGTGTTCCTGCTGGGCTGGCGCGCGATCGCGCTGCTCGTACAGCGTCGGCGCTCCGCGCGCATCGGCCGAGGCGCGCGGGCGACTCGACGCTCACGGCATCCGCGCATCGGCTGA